From the genome of Synergistaceae bacterium:
TATGTGCCTGCGAGTCTTTAAGCATTCCTTTAGCGACTACTAAATTAACGGGCGTATCATCGACAACTAAAATATTTGCGTCCGGCCAAGTGTCGGGGGCTGAGTCTTCTTCTTCCTGCTGTTGTTTGTTAGCGTTTAAGAATTCTTCATATTTTCTGATTGTGAACTCGTCTCCGGATGAAATTTTCTGCGGGATCGTCATAATAAAAGTAGTTCCCTCGCCGTAAACGCTTTTTATCTCGATAAAGCCGCTCATAATTTCTACAATGTTACGCACGAGATTCAAGCCTAAGCCCGCACCCGGAATGTGTCGAGTCTCTAAGATATTTGCGCGCTCAAAGGGGTCAAAAATTTTCTGACTCTCTTCTTCTCTCATGCCGATTCCTGTATCTTGAATCGTGAAGACTAATTTTATATTGTTCGTAACTCTTTCGCCCGACACTGTTAGAGTGATTTGACCCTTTTCCGTATATTTTGCTGCGTTGTCGAGTAAATTAATTAGTGCCTGCTTGAGCCTCAATGAATCCCCGTATAAATGCTCGCTTAAATCTTTATCAGCGTTCAACACAAATTTTAATGCGGGCTTGTACTTGATTCGCTCAGTAACGTAAATTTCGCACTCCTTCAGCATGTCCCAAAGGTGGTAATCATTCTCGAAAAGTTCCATTTTGCCGGCCTCAATCTTGGAAATATCTAAAATGTTATTCACGAGATTTAATAAATATTCGCCGGATTTCTTTACGTCAAGTGCTGCATTTCGAGTCTCCTCGTCCGTTGCCTCATTTAGAATCATCTCATTGATTCCTAAAATTGCGTTCATGGGCGTTCTGATTTCGTGTGATGTGCTTGCTAAAAAATTGCTCTTGGCCTTGTTCGCGATTGTAGCTTTCTTGATTGATTTCTCGGTTCTGATTCGTGCGTCTTCGGTTTCTTGCTTTGCTATGATTAATTGCTTGTAGGTCGGTGCTTCAAGGTAGAAAAACGTAAAGAACAGCATTATTGCCGCAATTGAATACACCAGCGGGAAATCTTGATTGAATAAATATTGAATCACAAACGCGTCAATCAGCAGCAAAAATAAAAGATTCATAACGAGAAATTGACCGTTGCCGTAATATTTCTGATAGACGAGCTGCAAAATAAATCCTTCAAGCGCAAAGAATACAGCAAATCCCGGACAAAACAGTGTATAAAGTTTTTCATCAGTACTCAGCAGGAACAACATCAAGACACTTGCACATAACATGAAAAAATTTGTGTGAATCAGCGTTTTATTAATTGAACGTGTATAAGCAGCGATATAACACATTAAGCAGTAAGCATTTATATTTACCAGTGAATAAAAAATTTTGTGTGCCGAAATATTTGCGTCAAGTGCGGGAAAAAGTTCAAGCGAGGTCTCAAACACTGCCGATATAAAAGTTGTCAGCACAAGCAGCATAAACCGCCGGTTAATCTCGTAAGTTGTCGAGAGTCTGCCAGCAAGAAAAGCAGTCAGCACAGCCAAGAACGGCAGCACAGTAATTTCTATGAACGTGTAATTAATTTCTCCTAAAGCAATCATGTCATGAAGGACTCCTTATTTAATTTGCTCTGTTGAATAGTATAGCATTATAAAAATTTTCAGCGTGATATAATTCAATCAGCATTTAACATAAATAATAAAGGACAGACTCGACAATGCTATTTTTTAATTTTGACGCAGAGAGACATCTTGACAGAAAATTAACACCCATTAACGTATGGTCGCTTGCATTCGGCTGTGTAATAGGCTGGAGCGCGTATGTTATGCCCGGTACAATATTTCTCAAGAACGCAGGCCCTATCGGAACATTAATAGCTATGGAGCTTGCGACGTTCACAATGCTTGTAATCTCGTACAACTACAGCTACATGATTCACAAATTTCCAATGACGGGCGGAGAATTTATTTATGCAAAAATGGCGTTCGGCGCGAGACACGGATTTATTTGCGCGTGGTTTCTGAGTTTGTCGTATCTGTCTGTAATTCCGTTAAATGCTACAGCTTTGAATTTAATTATGCGTGCTGTATTCGGTGATTTATTTCAATTCGGGTTTCATTATTCTATTGCGGGCTATGATATTTATTTCGGTGAAATGCTTGTTGTTATAAGTGCGTTGATAATATTCGGAGTAATTGACTCGTTCGGTGTAAATTTTACGGGCAGGCTGCAAACATTTTTAGTTATGATTCTATTAGGAGGAATATTATTTGTTATCGGCGGAACAATTTTCAGTCCCAGAGTCAACGCTTCAAATATTCAGCCTATGTTTCACCCGATAGACGCAAAATTTGACAAGAGCATAATATCACAAATTATAGCTGTTGCTGTAACTGCTCCGATGTCGTTTATAGGGTTTGACACAGTGCCGCAGATGACGGAAGAGTCAAATTTTTCGCCCGACAGCACAAAAATTGTAATGGACACAAGTATTATTTGCGGAGGATTTGTGTACATTGCGCTGACATTTTTAGCGTGTTCGATTTTTCCGGCGGCTTATAATTCTTGGCCCGAATACATTAACGATATAAGCAATCTCAACGGCGTTACAGCTTTCCCGACGTTAAATGCAGCTTCTATGATAATGGGCAGAACGGGATTATTTTTTATAGTTGCGTCAGTGTTTGCGGCAATGCTGACGGGTATAATAGGTTTCTATATTGCAACAAGCAGATTACTTTACTCAATGGCGCGCGATAAAATGATTCCGGAATGGTTTGGCCGTCTTAACAGAAATAATGTCCCGACAAACGCTGCTATTTTCTGCATGACAACGGCGGGTATTGCTTCACTTTTAGGGCGTGCGATTTTGGGATGGATATTTGATATGGCTTCAATCGGAGGTGCTATCGGGTTTGCTTATACGTCAATATCGGCGTGTAAATACGCTTTTCACGAACGTAGACTCGATATAATAATTTTTGGGCTGCTAGGATTTATTTTCTCGTGGTGCTTTGCTTTATTGCTGCTTGTTCCGATTCCGGGATTAAATGTTTCAATCGGCAAAGAGTCTTACGGATTATTACTTGTCTGGATTGCTTTGGGGATAACTTTTTACACTAGGAGCAAGAAAAAATGAGCACACATTTACGTCTTCGGCGCAGATTAACGGCTTTCAACACTTGGTCGCTTGCATTTGGAGGCGTAATCGGATGGGGATCTTTTGTTATGCCCGGGACAGTTTTTCTAAAGAGGGCTGGGACTCTAGGGACGTTAATAGCTATGGAACTAGCAGCGTTTATAATGTTGATAATCTCATACAGTTATGCTTATATGATTCACAAATTTCCAGTTACGGGAGGGCAATTTTTTTACGCGGATAAGGCATTTGGTTCAAGACACGGATTTATTTGCGCGTGGTTTCTTGGGCTTTGCTATATTTCTATAATTCCGATGAATGCGACTGCGTTGTGCTTAATTTTCAGGGCGTTGTGCGGAGATTTGCTGAAATTCGGATTTTATTACAAGTTAGCGGGTTATGATATTTATTTTGGTGAAATTCTGCTTGCTTGCGTTGCTTTGATATTATTTGCGTATATAAGCTCTCTAAAAGTTTATTACTCTGGGAGACTTCAATCAATATTTGTAATTTTGCTGCTTGCGGGAGTTCTTGTTACTCTTGCAGGATTAATTACCAGTCCCAACACGAATAAAAGTGATTTGCTGCCGATGTTTTATCCTGATGACAGCAGGAATTATTTGACACAAATTATTTCTGTCTTAGTTGTTGCTCCGTGGGCGTTTGTCGGCTTTGACATAGTGCCGTTATTGTCAGAGGAGTCGAGATTTTCGCGTAATTATACAAAATCTATTATGGACATTGCTATTTTGTGCGGCTGCT
Proteins encoded in this window:
- a CDS encoding response regulator encodes the protein MIALGEINYTFIEITVLPFLAVLTAFLAGRLSTTYEINRRFMLLVLTTFISAVFETSLELFPALDANISAHKIFYSLVNINAYCLMCYIAAYTRSINKTLIHTNFFMLCASVLMLFLLSTDEKLYTLFCPGFAVFFALEGFILQLVYQKYYGNGQFLVMNLLFLLLIDAFVIQYLFNQDFPLVYSIAAIMLFFTFFYLEAPTYKQLIIAKQETEDARIRTEKSIKKATIANKAKSNFLASTSHEIRTPMNAILGINEMILNEATDEETRNAALDVKKSGEYLLNLVNNILDISKIEAGKMELFENDYHLWDMLKECEIYVTERIKYKPALKFVLNADKDLSEHLYGDSLRLKQALINLLDNAAKYTEKGQITLTVSGERVTNNIKLVFTIQDTGIGMREEESQKIFDPFERANILETRHIPGAGLGLNLVRNIVEIMSGFIEIKSVYGEGTTFIMTIPQKISSGDEFTIRKYEEFLNANKQQQEEEDSAPDTWPDANILVVDDTPVNLVVAKGMLKDSQAHIDTSESGENAIDMMKEKHYDIVFLDHKMPGMDGIETLKHAKKYANGTKFIALTANSSANARAEYISYGFDDYLPKPFKSLEMMRILKSCLNKKAQS
- a CDS encoding APC family permease translates to MLFFNFDAERHLDRKLTPINVWSLAFGCVIGWSAYVMPGTIFLKNAGPIGTLIAMELATFTMLVISYNYSYMIHKFPMTGGEFIYAKMAFGARHGFICAWFLSLSYLSVIPLNATALNLIMRAVFGDLFQFGFHYSIAGYDIYFGEMLVVISALIIFGVIDSFGVNFTGRLQTFLVMILLGGILFVIGGTIFSPRVNASNIQPMFHPIDAKFDKSIISQIIAVAVTAPMSFIGFDTVPQMTEESNFSPDSTKIVMDTSIICGGFVYIALTFLACSIFPAAYNSWPEYINDISNLNGVTAFPTLNAASMIMGRTGLFFIVASVFAAMLTGIIGFYIATSRLLYSMARDKMIPEWFGRLNRNNVPTNAAIFCMTTAGIASLLGRAILGWIFDMASIGGAIGFAYTSISACKYAFHERRLDIIIFGLLGFIFSWCFALLLLVPIPGLNVSIGKESYGLLLVWIALGITFYTRSKKK
- a CDS encoding APC family permease, which codes for MSTHLRLRRRLTAFNTWSLAFGGVIGWGSFVMPGTVFLKRAGTLGTLIAMELAAFIMLIISYSYAYMIHKFPVTGGQFFYADKAFGSRHGFICAWFLGLCYISIIPMNATALCLIFRALCGDLLKFGFYYKLAGYDIYFGEILLACVALILFAYISSLKVYYSGRLQSIFVILLLAGVLVTLAGLITSPNTNKSDLLPMFYPDDSRNYLTQIISVLVVAPWAFVGFDIVPLLSEESRFSRNYTKSIMDIAILCGCFVYIVLNVIAASGFSEKFSGWVEYVNALPNLNGIEGIATFSAAHKVLGRTGIFFMSLAAFMAMLTGITAFYTATSRLLYSMSREKMLPSWFGKLNRNNIPLNAVIFCMAVSILAPFAGRNALGWTVDMSSIGGAVSMAYTSLAAIHFARSEEKKRIDMIIFGGAGFIFSVIFALLLLVPVGFDCSLEMPSYVLLIMWTILGVIFYKRKNFIADK